The window CCTCCAATAAACACGACACTTCTTCTATCACAACCCTTCTCCTTTCCTCCCCCATGGGTCTCTTTCTTTAAATTACCGGCTTCATTTATGGGTTGATATTGAACTTGTGGGAGGTTACTCGCAAGTTGATCCCGGGCATGTCCGCGAGTTTCCATGCAAATAGATCTGCATATGCTCTCAACGAAGCCACTATTTGTTCCTTCCTCTGATCGCTCAGAGAACTTCCCACCTTCACCACGTTGTCAGGAGAGGCCAATATGACCTCAACTAAGTCTTCCATTTGGGTTGGTCTTTTGGCTTCATCTCTGAGGACCGGCTCAATAGACATCATCTGTTTGCCTTTTTCTTCCTGGAGGGAAGCCGTATAGCATTCTCGTGCAGCCGACAAGTTCCCCTTTATCTCCCTTACTCCCCATTCGGTTGGGAACTTCATATTCTGATGGTAAGTGGAGGGGATAGCTCTAATGGTGTTGAGCGTAGGGCGCCCTACGATCATGTTGTATGCTGATGGGAGGTCTACTACGAGAAATTACACTTCGCGGATCACCTTTCTCCCCTTGCTTTCAAAGGCCACCTCGAGGGTGACAGTCCCCAATGGCTTCGCAACGTCCCCTGTGAAACTCAAGAGGGGGGAGTGTGTCGGTGAGAGATCTTATGGTTTAAAATGCATCTTCTAAAGGCACTAAAGAACATGATGTCCGCCGAGCTTCCATTATCCACGTGGATTATCTTCATGTTGTACCATGTGATCTGCGTAGTGACTACCAGGGCATCATCATGGGGCTTGCTCACGTGTTCCGCGCCCACTTCGGAGAAACTTATCACTTGCTCATCTATAGGGACTTCCGCTTTCGCGTGTTTGCAAGGAGCATGACCCCGTGGGCGCAGGACTTCCTCTTTCCTGTGGAGTCTCCCCCGCAGCAAGACCTCGTGCGATGACATTTATAGTCCCCTGTGAGGTTTCGCTTCTTCACCGTCCGTGAGGAACCCTTCCTCTCTCATGCTCGTGCCAAGGTGAATGTTACTTGTATTATGCCCACAAGTTACTCGATCGCAACCTCTCGCGGCAGCCTCCCCCTTGTGGTTCCCATCCTCCCATGAACTTTTTGAAGTGGTCAGACTGAACCAACTTCTCAATATCTGCTTTCAAGTGAATGCAGTTCTCCGTGTCATTCCTCCATGTGCATTAGTAATCGCAAAATTTCTCGGACTCGCCACCCATAGGTCCCTTCTTCCTGGGAAGCGGGGGTTTGACTAAGTTCAACCTCTCAATTTATGCGAGGATAGTAGTCTGCAAGGCATGAAGGGGGTGTACTTCTTGGGGTAGCTCTTTTTCTCCTATTTCCTTCCTTCTTTGCGaccttctttcctttcttctttctgcTCGTTGAGCTTGACCTTTCCCTTTCCTCCTACTAGCGAGGACTCTTCTACCACCATGAATTGAGAAGCTCTATACGTGAGGTCTTAGAAAGAGCTCGCAAGTGTGATGATTAGGCTCTTGAGGCCTCACTGAGAGGCGAACATACATTCCAATGGGGTGATCCCCTCTATCTCGAACGACACCCTTAAGAACTTGCATAGTATTGCCTCAGTGACTCCCCTCTTTCTTGCTCAACAGTAAACAGCTCTCTTGGGTCCCGCTTGACGCAGCATATGCTAGCAAACCTCTCCAAGAACTTTTCCTTGAGTTCCTTAAATCCATAGAGGTTGCAAGGCTTCAACGAGTGGAACCAGTCGACCGCGATGCATGTGAGGGTCGCGAAAACAATAAGCAGTGGAGCTATTTGCTTGTCCCTCGTCTGAATAGTAAGTGGGTATGCCTACGCAGGTGgtccagtgggtcggactttcCACTTTACGTGGGAATCTAGGGAACTACGAACTTAGGGGGTAGGGTGGCAACCAAGATCTCTCTGCATATGGAGGATCCTTCGATTTCCTCAAGCAATAGGGCCCCAAACTAAGCGTGTGTTTTGGCCTGCATGGCCTTAGAGACTTTCGTGGCCTCCATCTTGGCTACATCTTCCGCCGTGAACTTTAAGGCCGAGTCTTGATGGAAGATCCGTGCCTTATCTGGTACAACCTCGGTCTCCCTGGGTTCGGCGGTAGGCTGGGCGGAGGAGCGTAGATCGGGGCCAGGTCCAGGAGTTCATGCTCCAAGTGGTGTTCTGATGTCGAGGCGTCTTCTTAATGCTCGTGCCCATCTCCCCTGCCAGCGGGTTTGCCCGAGGTGCTTGACCACTCAAAAAGAACGCCTTTTTGGTGATAACGACATATGTCATCTCTCGGAGCCTCGGAGGAAGTGCTTGTAATAGGGCCTCCTTTGAATCCTCTTCAGTGGGGGCTTGACGCTGTTGATCAGCAGCTTAGGTCTAGGGTTGTTGTGGTTTCACAGGTGAAAGGGGCTCTTCTCCGATGCAAGGGGATGGTCGGTTAGCGGCCGTGGTAGGCTCACTGTTGACGGTTGTGTGTGTTAGACGACACTCCTTGTATCAACCATGGCCTTTACTTTCGGTTTCCCACAGAAGGCGCCAAATGTTGGGGAGAAAAGTCCACGGTCTTCTCGAGTGTCAGGTCATGTCCATGAGTAGCTCCGGCGCCGGGTGCCTGCATGGAATGGAGGTCGGGAGGTGTTCCCCGATTCCCCCTCCGATGATTAAGTCAACCCCAGTGTGTTTGGTGAGGGGGAGAGAATATGTCTAGGATTGTATGTATTACCTTTCCGTGGGGAGCGACATTACCTTATATAGGCTCATGAAATGGGGATAAAGGGAGGTCAAACCTTCCCCAGTTGCCTCGTGGGCTTATAGCCCTTATAAATGGGCTTGTTGGATCGTGAGCCCTGATGGTCACTAGTTGGGATTCTCGAATGTGGGCTTTATGCACCTAATAAGTGCTTTCGTCCCTAATTAGTTTAAGAGAATTTGTAGTGTAAAGcattttggacggaaaattTGAGATTAACTACTATCTCGTAGTCGTATAATCTTCTCGATATGTTGAAAcacatttttttcgattacataTAGGAGGAACATGAATTTAGTACTGAAAATATTGGAACGCGTCTTCAATTTAAGGAAAAGATTTGGTGATTAATCAGGATTTGTACAATAGTTATCCATATGTTGTACATTCCTATCCTACCTCAACTTTCTGGAATCATTAAAAGAGTTTTTGTGTGATTCCACGCCCTTCAtagtattaattaaaaattagttagTTTATTAGGTTGTGCGGTTATGATCCCTTagtttacttaaaaaaataattagctTAGAAATAAAAGATGATAATATTGTCCCGCACGAAATGTTTTTGTACTTGGAGAATAACGTTTCGTATAAAATAATCAGTCGACTGCATGTACGAATCAGTCAATTGATTTACTGAAATAACTTAATCGTTTTTTGCTAAGATCTCGCCGTAGACTGATTGTtttgtacaaaatgttttcaTACTTAAAAAATAACGTTTCGTAAAAGAAGAATATGGACCTCGACGGAATATTCAGCCACTGCACACAAAAAGTgctttttttaagtttttaagtggaaaCGAACTTTCACTTTCAATGTTCCAAAAGTGAAATACTTCAATGTCCGTCTCTTTTGTGTACAAGTGAAGTTGCCGTTGACATtgaagttttcttttttggtttgaCATTGAAGAACCTGTTGCAAGAAAAAAGTGCTGGAGAAGTGGGGAATGTAATATGCATCAAGCTCAACGGAGAGGGAAAATTGACTGCTTTCTTCCATTCTTACAATatcgataaaaaaaacaaaaaaatagaaaattgctCTGTTTAGATTTCACTTGGCAAGGGAAAGGGaggggaaggaaaaaaaaggggagggGAGGTAAGGGAAGGGTATTGGAGGATTTTAATTTTCACTGTTTGgataaatttaatttggtagggaaaaaagggaagggaaattttgcttaaaccTATTTGACTAATTTGTCCTTTTATAGTATGTCATTGTAAATTAAAAGGGGGCAAAACGAatcttttcaagttttaaaCATTTTACTTGGtcattaccaaaaaaaattacttggtCATTTTCCCACCAAATCCTCCCTAACTGAgagaattaaaaatataaaacccCAATGAGAATGAAAGGACTTTgatttcttccctttttctcCCCTCTTTCTAAAATTTGCAAAGCCAgataaggaagaaaaggatCCCTCCCTTTCCTTCACTTtccctcatttttttttcctccaaaCCAAATAATGTGTTAAATCTAGGAATGAGGAGGGGCTCTTGAACTTGGAAAGCATATACCCATAATTGCAAAATTATGTCGAAAATTAGTAAGTTGTCCCCATCCAACACGATTATACTTTGCTTCAATTTCTTGTGTGTTTAGTAAGAAGAGATTACACAGGGAGGACTCTTTGAGGGGTGAATAAGATGGTAATTCTTTTAAATTAGGAGTTCAAATTTAACGAATTTCATTGCCCCTCAACCCCCAAGTCTATCCCCGAATTTTAGTAGATTTCATCTCAATATACCAGGATAATTGAGATGCATGCTAATGTTTGCATACTACTAGATAATAGTGTTAGTGATATTGGCACATTTTCATATAACGGTTTTGTTAGCATAACTCCGTGTCATGCAGATACAGCTTCTCCGACGTTGAATGCGCGTGGGTATCATGGCGCACTAAGCATCTAATGACGTGGAGTCCCTCCCCATGTCATGAAGGCACAGAGTTATGCTAGAATTTTCCGTCATATAGTAGATAACAGTTGACCATTTTTCTCGCATGTCATCCgctctttcctttccttctttagaaactcttttgtttttttttttggataattgtaCTGTTCCTTCTTTGGAAACTCAAATGAGCAAAAAGGTGCACTCAATGGATAAATGCTCCGTGAACACTGAAGACAAATTCACTTAGAAGACTAACTTGGAACGGATTCCGTCGAGCCGTTGACTAGTTTCTGATGTAGACGGGGCGTGTTGGACGGTTCCACGCAGTACAATACATACATACGGCCGCTGACTATTACAATTTACATCACGTGTTAAACCTCTGGTTGAAAGTGAAAATGTCGGATTTGGCATATAATTGCTGATGGATTAATAAAAAGAGACAAACGATGAAACAGGTGAGTGGTTTCATAGTAACTGCACAGGCAAAAGCAGAAGCCGAGTAAGCACTAAACAGAAGAAAACCCCACTCTGGAGATAAAGCCgacactttttctttctttcctaaCCCCTTCTTTCCCTGCAGccactttcttcttcttcttcctcttccagcTCCTTCCCAGAATTCTCTCATCAATGGGGAGGAAACCTTTATAAATCAACAGCTCTGAGGCAGCTCAATACAGAGCCAAGCAGGAGCTGCAGATGTTCTTTGAGCTGAAAAGTTAGGTTCCAGAGCAAGAACACAACATCTGCAGACATGGGTAACTGCTTTGGTTCTCCAGCTCAGGATTCTCCATCCACAGCAGGTAAAGATTGGATTTTTCTGACACccttttgcatgttttgtctTGTGGAATTTTCGGTGTCTGATCTTCCTCCTGTTTGGTGGTGGGTTTGGGTTCACCAGTTGGCTTCAATTTAGGGTATGGCACATAgagatccattctttttttctttcttttgtgtATTTCTCTCAAACTGACATCTTCCTCAGCATTTGCACTCCTTTTCTCAGAGATTGAATCCTCATGATGCCCTTTTTCTCGGTAAGACCACGAGGTGACTCGGACAGTTAGTAATCTCGTTCGAGCATCGGCTTAGCTGAGGCAACGAGTTTTATTATACCATTCTCCCTAATTGGATTGGGGGCATCTGTATCAACTAAAGGGTGAAAATTGTCTCAACATATTGAGGTTATGGTACTATTGATGGCAGTGTATATCTTTTTCATATGATGGTTTTATCCGATTGAATCAGAAAAGTTCCTTTTTGGCCCCTCCTCAACTTCGCCGAAAAGACAGTCCTTGATGACGTCCAATTGTCTGTCTTTTTGTTAAATGGAACTTTGTATTCTGGTGTTTTCCTTGATTAGGTTCtgtcaattttacttttaataaCACACAAGAACATTATTAACTCTATGCAATTTCTCCAGGCACATCAAACTACCATAGCAATACCACGGGATTCTCGACCACGAGCAGCAACGCGAGGTTCTTTGAGGCAGTGGGGGTAGAGGATGTCGAGCCCGATGGACAGATCTTGGAGACACCGAATTTGAAGGTTTTCACATTTTCTGATTTAAAAAGTGCCACTAGGAACTTCAAATCAGATAATCTTCTGGGCGAGGGCGGTTTCGGGAAAGTCTACAAGGGGTGGGTCGATGAAAAAACCTTAGCCCCTTCTAAAATGGGCAGTGGAATGGTGGTTGCAATCAAGAAATTGAACCCAGAAAGTGTTCAAGGTTTTGATGAGTGGcaggtaattaattaattaaaattaatctcTCTTCTTCCCTCTCTTTAATCTTTTATTACTATTGacttgatttttcgatattgtTCGAAGTTGCAGTAATAGATATGGGTTTGGTTCATTTGCAGTGTAAAATGTCATGGATAACAGACTGTCGTTATCTGTAACACATTACCGCAATAACTGCAGCAAAGTGCTTTTGTGGACAACGGATTACTACTGTCCATGTCAAAGTCACAACTGTGATAAGTGTGGCACCTAATACACTGCATAGGACTAGGAGTTTTATTTCCCAAAGGAGATGGTTTATGTGGTGTTGTGGAATCAGGAGttcttttcccggttttccGTTACTAAAACTgacttgaaaatgaaaattggaAAACTGTTAGAACCAAATGGACCgaactttttccttttttccctcTTCATCATCATTGCTGAATGCTAAGAATGTGCAAAAGCTGGGACCCACCTTTAGAGGGAATGTGCCATTCCCTTAGCTTTCTTGTGGTGATTGATTACAAGAGTTGAAATGTGTCTTTGGTTTTGGGGGGGGTGTGGTGCGGGGGCGCTCTTAAATAATGGCAGAAGAAAAGATTAATATTACCTTTTACGCCGATAAGGGTGTTCGATCTGGTGAAGTCTATGAAAAATTTGTAATACCATAGGTTCATATTTTTAGTGGTTCTTTTCAtcaaaaaatcagaaaaatttCAGTTCGACATGCAATTCATGTATGTTTTGCTTGTAATGTAATGAGATTCTTGAAACAGTACTAATACAGTTCGGTATGTACTGTTGGGAAATTGCAGTCAGAGGTAAACTTCCTTGGAAGGCTTGCACACCCAAATCTCGTAAGATTACTCGGATATTGCTGGGAGGATAAAGAGCTCCTCTTGGTTTACGAGTTCATGCAGAAGGGCAGTTTAGAAAACCATCTTTTCAGAAGTAcgaattttgaataatttgaGAAATTCTTTTGCATTTAATACCGCTCTTACACCATTCATTTTCGTCAAGTAACAATCTTCGGTTTGTCCTCAATCttcagggaatccttcgataCAACCCCTTTCTTGGGAGAAGCGACTCAAAGTCGCCATTGAAGCTGCCCGAGGCCTATCTTTCCTTCACACTTCTGAAAAGCAAGTCATTTACAGAGACTTCAAGGCCTCAAACATATTACTCGACTGGGTTAGTCCTTGCTATCTAATGGCAAATTTTGTATTCTCTGAATGGGATACGGACTTCTGAATCAAAATTATTGACgcaatattctttttattgaaTTCTTTTCCACTCTGATCTTGTGTAGAATTATAATGCAAAATTGGCGGACTTTGGCTTGGCAAAATTAGGACCTTCGGGCGGAGAATCGCATGTGACGACCCGAATTATGGGAACATATGGTTATGCAGCTCCCGAGTATGTTGCAACAGGTGACTACCAATCTTTTAGTTATTTGTAGGTTAATGTAGAGTTATAGCTTTATTCTATACAAGATTCTTGAATCGTTGCATCCTGTCTTTGATGTCTCTTAGGGCATTTATACGTGAAAAGTGATGTGTACGGGTTTGGCGTGGTTTTGCTGGAGCTGCTCACGGGCCGACGGGCGCTTGACGTGAAGCGACCGAGCGGACAGCAGAATCTGGTTGATTGGGCGAAACCATTCCTTTCCCAGAGGGGGAAGCTCAAGAACATAATTGACCCTTGGATCGAGGGGCAGTTCTCATTCAAGGCTGCCCTTCAGACCGCACAGCTGACCCTCAAGTGCCTTGCTGTGGAGCCCAGGAACCGCCCCTCGATGAAGGAGGTTGTGGAGGCGCTGGAGCGGATTGAAGCCATGACAGACCGGCCCAAGCAAAAGAAAGTGCGGTCCGCCTCACATCCCTCGGTGCCTCAGCACAGCCACCAGCCCATCCATTATCAGCGGTCCCCACGACACTCGACAGAGCATGGGTCGATGTAACTAACACATAGATCGCCCCAATTATTTCTGTACTAAAAGCGGTTGAGGGATTGATCCGAAAAGCTTGAGATCCATCCCAGTATAATCTCTTATatgtaatattaattttgtattATATTAAGTTCAATTCTTTCTACATTCCTTTTGATTAGATTTTTGCAGCCTTCCATCTTTTTTTAAGTGCATTTCAACCTTCATGGAGTGATTTAAGGCCTAAAGTGTAAAAGCAAATTTTGTTCTGGTTGTTCCTGAAGCTATTCTTCTCGTAATGGATCGAAATGTAATTGTCCAATAATCGATTTCATTTTTCCTATGAAATATCTTACACTTTCGTGCAAATGATTGTATGCTTGGAACATCTAttccattcatcttctttctttttccctttctttttttctttgagaCAGTTGAGAACTTGAGACCACGAGGTTTTCTCATTATATCGTCGGGGCCCGCCCAAGGGTAAAGATAGCAAGGGTTTCGTCTTAAGTCCCACTTTGTTGCCCTCAAATTGAtactatataatataattataattactataactattatactattCCACGATAAATTAAactataaatattaattttcttaacttaattctttcttcattttatCAATTACTAACTATACAGTACGCATTGCGCACTCGCCCaaaattctatttttctttatcaacaactgtaatttatttttcactatTCCCACGATTTAAactaaccaaaaaaaaaaacataattttttttcatattttaacaattttaactcgaactttttttcttaacctaaaaatacacaaactttTCATTTGATAACAACTTTAGCACgacgtcaaatttttcgttaatttgaaCAAAATCGAGACCACAGAGGGTACCGACTACCCCAATCAGGTGGGGAGCGCCAGCGACTTTAATCGGGGGATGGTGGCTGGAATCGAGGGCCCCATCCCCCGGAATCGGGAGAACCCTCAGACTGAGGACTCTCCCAATTCCAACGAGTGGAGCCACGAAGCTGGCCACCAACCCTCGATGGGGGTCGATGACGCCCTCTCCCTGATTGGGATCGCTGGCGCTCTCTGTGGCCTCGATTACgtccaaattaatgaaaaatttgacgtcGTACTAGAGTTATTATCAATCAAAAGTTTGTACATTTTTAGATTAACGAAAAAAGTTCAtgctagaattgttaaaatgttaaaagtttgtacttttattattattattattagggcaaattacaaaaaaaacccaagttttgtaaaatgtctcagttttgtcctaaattttgttttgtaataaaaaaaaccataagttttctaaaatgtctcaaaaatgacttccgttataacttccgtcaatttttgcctacgtgtgacctacgtggactgttaaagggacccactagcctacgtgtgacctacgtggactgttaaagggacccaccatcagcagcaaaaattgacgaaagttataacggaggtcattttttagacattttagaaaacttatggttttttttgttacgaaacaaaatttaggacaaaattgagacattttacaaaatttgggtttttttttgtaatttacccttattATTAATCCTTTATTTTATAAGTGATGAATTCGATTAACCAAAGGGGAATGTACATGATATACTTATCCATAGAGAACCATTGAGGGACTATTTACAT of the Punica granatum isolate Tunisia-2019 chromosome 6, ASM765513v2, whole genome shotgun sequence genome contains:
- the LOC116212029 gene encoding probable serine/threonine-protein kinase PIX13 translates to MGNCFGSPAQDSPSTAGTSNYHSNTTGFSTTSSNARFFEAVGVEDVEPDGQILETPNLKVFTFSDLKSATRNFKSDNLLGEGGFGKVYKGWVDEKTLAPSKMGSGMVVAIKKLNPESVQGFDEWQSEVNFLGRLAHPNLVRLLGYCWEDKELLLVYEFMQKGSLENHLFRRNPSIQPLSWEKRLKVAIEAARGLSFLHTSEKQVIYRDFKASNILLDWNYNAKLADFGLAKLGPSGGESHVTTRIMGTYGYAAPEYVATGHLYVKSDVYGFGVVLLELLTGRRALDVKRPSGQQNLVDWAKPFLSQRGKLKNIIDPWIEGQFSFKAALQTAQLTLKCLAVEPRNRPSMKEVVEALERIEAMTDRPKQKKVRSASHPSVPQHSHQPIHYQRSPRHSTEHGSM